The genome window catctttccttttcccatgctgccacaagacagatgaaaagtggagacagctctcccatgctcacaacttcagggctggctcacccacaccttcGCTAACAGGGCTGACTCTACCAtgctgccctggtgaggtgtGGGACCTGCTCTCATGAGTATACAGCTGGTGGGTTCAGGGATgactctcctgctcttatgaccacagggccagctctccctcctgcctcaggcattaATGGGTGAGGAAGAAGTTAAGAGCACAAACTTCAAATGGATTCAGTAAGATAttagggaactggagagatgactcagtggttgcaAACACTTGATTTTCTTGCAGatgacctaggttcagttcccagcacccacatggtggatctcacccacctgtaactacagttccagggatccagtatccacttctggcctcctcaggcactgcatgcccATTGTACAcatacactaatacacataattttttaaactattctttAAGATATCAacaaatggtttttattttttaagtttttaaatttattctttgagactttcatacatgtatacagtgaaATAAgatcattcatatatattttttcttctctaactCTTCCCAGGTCCCCCCAACACATATTCCCCTCAACTTCCTGtcctattattttttataatgtgaTAAATTGAATTAGTgctgtacatatgtgcatgagtatggGGCCATTTACCCAATCTTAGGCAATTTATCAGTGGCCAACACCACAAAAAGAAGGATTCTCCCTCCCACAGTTGCCATCAGCTTCCATTAGAACCTCACCTAGGGCGTGGCCTTGGTAGTCCCTTCCCATCCCCATGCTAGAGTTGTGACCATAtgcaggtcttatgcaggtaAACACAGCTGCTGTGCATTTATGAGTGGATCATCTGTCAAGTATAGAGGACAGTATCTCACAGCACTCTTCCCAgtcctctggcccttacaattTCTCAATAATGGCAGACTTTTGCAatataaatgatggaaaaggaTAGATTCCCACACTACATGAAGACAGTCTACAATGCAATATGTAACAAAGAAACATCCAATGTGAATCTGAGGTAAAGATATGATATGTCATGTACACACAAACTCTGTAAAATAACAATGATAATTATGGATGTTCAAACGGCCCAACATATCTTTGTGAGACAGTAGCTTTATGCTGTGTAGGAATACAGGACCCCGGATTAGGTATCTACAACAGTAGTAGGTGATCCACATCCACATGCTATGCTTCTGTCTTTTTACCTGAAACAACATGACCACTGTCACATCCATTCTAGTAGTACAAGAAATAGGGTGGAGAGCCAGCCACCTCTGTTACAAATAGTCAATAGGTGCTTTATCTTATTAATGGACAGGAATGTAATAAGGAAAAGCAAGCAGTAATTTgccattcattatttttattaggaaaaaaagaaaatataaatttgtcATGTACCGGGTATTGCCCAAGAGATGACATAGTAAGAATTCTCAGACACTCAAGAGTTTTCAATTAGTACagctctaaaataattttaattattttagagaAGTTTCAGATTTCTGAAAAATTACATAGTGTTCTTATAACCTTTTGGCCAACATGCCATTTccccttgtggtggtttgatgaaaatggccccaataagctcacatatttgaatgctagTCActagttagtggaactatttggcAAGagttaggatgtgtggccttgttggaggacagtATGTCATTGcagttgggctttgaggtttcaaaagcccatgccaggcccagtgtctgccTCTCTGACTAAAGATCCGGGTGTATAGATCTCAGCTCCTGCTCTAATGCCAGAACTCTTTGCTTCCCACCATTATGATCATgtactaaccctctaaaactataagcaagccctcagttaaatgctttcttttacaagagttgccttggtcatgctgtctcttcacagcaatagaacactattAAAACACTATTTACATCTTGGATTGATATAGTACATCTGTTCCAATTGAACAAATATTGATTTATAATCATTTACTAAAGCTTGCTGttcatttgattttgaaaattgcATAATAATATTTATCCATAGTTATACTCACAAATAGAAAGTATTTTCTTCCTAGACTCTACATTATTCAACCTAGTCATCCCTCCCTCTCATTATCCTAAACATTAGAAATCATGGATTATTTTTATTAGCTTTATTCTTCCCCATTTTCTTGGATACCATACAGCTAGAACCACAAACATTTTCAGACtggcttttattaatctatattgaAGAACCACTTGAGAGGTATTAGTTAAACTGAGCATAAGTATGTTCTGCAATCCACAGCTCTTCTGAGTGTACAGATTATAGGATCTCCTCCATATACATACTAAATACACACAAATGTTTATAGTATCATTGTTCATAATAGAATAATGCttaaataaaacataagccactatatcttagttacttttctcttgttgtgattaaaaacaccacgaccaaggcaatttataaaagaaggggtttatttggggcttacagttccagagttaaactccatggccatcatggtggggagcatggaggcaggcaggcaggcaggcatggcactggagctgaGGGCTTACATTCCTGATTCACCAGTGAGAGACAATGAGAGCAACACTGGGAATGGAATGGATTTTGGGAACCTCAAAGCCACCCACAATGGCAgatctccaacaagaccacacttcctagtcattcctaaacagttccactaactagtGACCAGCTGCTCCAattatatgagcccatgggggccagtcTCATTCTAATCACATCTGAAAGCAAAGATGAATGTGTTATCATCTTGCAGTGGAACATCAAAGTACAGAGAGTATTTTTTCAAAACCAATGCtacacaacaaaagcaaaatgtaaGAGGAATAAATATAGTCAAAAAACAAGCATAAAAAGCTCTAGACCAGGTAAGTTTGAAGGACCCATGCAGAACTGTTAAAACTCTAAGCAAAATATTGAAAATAGCCAAGAAATTGGTGAGCTTCAagagaaaataagatacaatTGTGAAGTGACTGAAGAAGCATCAACAGCACTGACAGTGTTCTACTATTTAAATCCAGAGATTaatgaatattttgtttcatattattattaaaaCGTTGTAGGTATATgaatacaaacacatacaaatgtgCAATGCAGCACACATATCTAAACGATGCATAGTTTATATCACTTATCTTTTTGTATACTATTTCTATAGCTGTGTAATGACTAAATAAAATGTCTAATAAGTGTGTAAAATATGCTCATTTAAGAATAACAAGCAGGAAagttttaatacacacacacatgcacacactcacggTGGCTTAAGTTCCACTAAATGGTAGGTGAGCATCATTTAACTAGCCATTGATTTTCCTAAACTACCTCACAGAAATATCTGTCATGCCAGTCAATTGCTGTCAACTGAAGTTAGTTTCTCTGCTTCAGCAGAGGCAATTCTCATAGACCAAAGGCAAAATCACTTCATGGGATGTGACATTTTGGTAGTTAAGCAAGgaattgtctttcttctttttataataaCATATATTAAACTGCTCTGCAGACCTGCTTGAACTTCACTTTAAGTGTCTGAGACATCCTGACATCCAGTTAGCCACTCTTCATCACCCACTCAGAACAGCAGAGCCtccttgttaggatggaataacTGCATACACACAGCAACTCTTGGAGGGTCTGGTCAGAGTCCCAGCCCTCTCTGTGATGCCTCAGCACACTCCCCCTTCCCAGGACCTTCACACTCCACACAGAGCCTGCCTGTGTCTTTGTTCTTGTCTTTTACAGGGAAAAGTTTCATAGTAGCTAGTGACAAAACCCAAGCACTTGTTGAAAACACAGTGAGTTGAGTACCTGGTTACCACCACactaatacaaataataaaatttgaggTAAATGGATATGATTATaagtaaaatggaaaagaagGGGATGGGCATAAGTCAGATAGTGGTTACTAAATTATGTGTAggtataaaaaataaatgttttcatatcTTTCACTGTGCAGAGTTTATAAATACTATGTATTACCCCAAGGCCAAAATAGAGGATCTGGAATAATTTCATACTAAGACATGGTAAATATTTGAGGAAATTACTATACTGTCTTTGGGTTTATATAATACACTATTTACCCTATATGGAAACATCCCATCATACACTGTAAATATCTGCCACTTTTGAGTATCAactataaaaactaaaaactaaatatGTGGCAGAaaagatgctcagcagttaagagcactgattgctcttccagaggatccaggtttgatttccatcactcatgtggtagctcacaaccaactcTAAGTAAAGTTAAGctgagaatctgacaccctcttctgaactcacaggcactaggcacaaaatgatacacagacatacatgcaagcaaaactcccatacacaaaagtaaaaataaataaataaatgttaaataagaTTCTTAGAGTTGCTGACCAAAAAAATCAGAGTATATTAtaagataaaacataaaaataaaatcataaatataacagaagaaatatttctatcatcttcagaaaggaaaaagatcttTGCTATAAAAGCTACAAACCTATCTAATAAAAAGACTAAGCAATGActatataaacaattaaaatatttgcaagacaaagaaaaatgtagGGAGATTTGTGATAAACCTTCCCAAGATACTCCATATCAGCAAGagagttaaatggagagaaaactgTGCAGGGAGAAGTGACTGAAGAAGAGGGAGTCATGTGAAGATTCACTAACACAAAAACAAGGATaaatgggagaaaaggagaaaggaatagGGATACCCAACACTAAGGACACACTCTCCTGCTGATGATATTTCTCACAGCTCCTTTTATATCATGATTCCTCAGACTGTAGATAAAGGGATTCAGCATAGGTGTGACAACAGTGTACAACACAGCCACAATGACATCCTTGTCATTAATGCTATTAGATGAAGGGACTAGGTAGAGTCCAATAATGGCTCCATAGTACAGACAAACCACAGAGAGGTGAGAACCACATGTGGACAAGGCTTTGCAGATTCCCTTGATGGAAGGAGTTCTCAGGATGGTGGCTCCAATGTAACCATAAGAGACCAGGATGCATATGAATGGCAGGGTAATGACCAGTGTACCTAAAGGAAGGATGACCAGCTCATTGATGGTAGTGTCTGAGCTGGACAGCTTAAGTAAGGCAGAGAGGTCACAGAAGTAGTGAGGGATGGTATTGTCTCTAAAATGAGACAGACGAGCCAAGAGGAGGGTGTGCACAAGGGCATTGGCAGAGGACAAGACCCAGGACACAACTACCAGCAGGACACAGAGGCTCTGACTCATGATGGTGGTGTAGTGCAGAGggtggcagatggccacataCCTGTCATAGGCCATGGAGGTGAGAAGGAAACTGTCAAGATCtgcaaaagataagaaaaaatacaCCTGGGAAACACACCCAGCATATGAGATGGACTGACTGTGTGTCAGCATATTCATGAGCATCTTGGGAGCTGTGACTGATGAGAAAGAGATGTCCGTGAAAGCCAAGtggctgaggaagaagtacatgggggtgtggaggtgAGAGTCCAGCCTGATGAGCAGGATGATGAGCAGGTTCCCCAGCACTGTGGTCAGGTACATGGCCAGGAAGAGGGCAGAGTACATGCCTTGGTCCTCTGGCCGGATGGGGAGGCCCAAGAGGATGAACTCAGACACGGTGCTTTCATTATCCCTCCTCatactcttcctcttctgttgTAAATGAAAGAAGACACAGGAAAGAAACATTTGATTATCACACTGTAGAAACATTTTATGAATCACCAGTACAGAACACATTAGTTTGGACCACTTAGTATGCCTTAACCTTAACATGCAGATTTCTGTCACAATAATGGGCTCACCATGGGTTAGAGAGGGATATAACTTGTGCACCTAGAAAACAACTGAGTGTATTTTAGATGGAAACAATGaaatatcaaaacaattatcaaatCAGGCCCTGGTCCAGCTCTTGGTGTCGGGATTTCACCAGTACAATTTTAGATAAGGAATTAATTAGTGTGCAAATTCATaccagcaaataaaaacaacGTGATTTCAATTAAGGAATTAGTGTGTAAACTAGTACCAGCAAATAGAAAAATCAATATGATTTCAATTAAGAAATTAGAGTGTAAATTGGTACCAGTAAATAGAAAAATCAACATAATCCAACTAAAGATTTAGTGTGTAAACTGAGACCTGcacaaagaaaaatcaacatgATTTTGATGGCTGTTGCTCTCTCTTAATCTTTTCAACATCTTTTGAATGAACTAGCCTAATGCCATATTTCCATAAATTAAATCCAGATAGTGGAACCCAGGAAGCTTCTTTGGATCTGTGGGTTACCAGGATCTGGGGACTTAGTGGAAGCAGCATGTGCTGCCTTAAGGTCAAAGCCTTAAGTGCATGAGTCTGTGCCTACCAAAAAAGCACCAAGAACAGCTTGCAAGCAGCTATGTGTTCTTACCATAACAGCACTGTTTCTCCATCCATGTGTTCACTCTTCCTAGGCTGCATAAAATGACCCCGACTCCATAGTAACGTCTTCAGCTCAAACCGAAGCATCTCATTTAAGTCCACAGAACACCTGGGAACACTGGCTCTTTCTGCTACTTCTTAGATCAGCCAAGAAAAATCCTCATGCTTTTCTAGCAAAAGAAATGTCCCCTGCTTTATTCTTAACCTGAGATTTTAAGCCAAAGATGGTTACTTTTCATGCATTTCCTGTATGTTTTCTCTGTTGCTAAACTGgcattctttttccccctttaatcATTCCCTGTCCATGTGCGCAATCCCTAAACAATAGGAAAAGGAGCATGATAAAATTGGAGTCAATGTCCTAGTGgttgagagagagctcagtgattGTATTCTATGGGAAGACATGTTTAATGGCCCAATTTGTCTCTGTGAGTGGTGGGGTTCTCGCCGTTTGCTTCTTTACTCTTTCCAGGCTTTAACTACAGTTAATGTATCAATTCTTCCAACCTGgtcaaaacaatctttaaaatgcCAGTATATCATCCTTCTcactctgttaaaaaaaatcaattgatgCAATATTGCCTGAAATTGATTATAATTTATTCCTTACTCATTTCTCTGTTAGCAGCAAATACTTTAACACAATGAAAATGCTAGTTATCTATCTGTACCTGGGTAGATTATTTCTAATATCTTGCCATTTTGAGCAATATTGCAATAAGCAGTATTATTCTTATGtcattttatatactatatatgatATATTCAGAAGTGGATTTAGAGAAATATGCACACATGGATTTGAGAAAATGTCAAGTTCAAGAGTACAAGGTGATGAAGAAGCTGATATATATTCTATGAATAGCCTTTAATAGAAGAACCTACATAGGAAGATTATAAAAATGGGGCTCTAGGTAACTCTTTGGAAAGGACAGTGCTGAGGGCTCTGAGAAACAAGGAAAACTCAAGGTAATGCCAATCACAGAAACATACAGGCTGGAGGATGTTTGAGGAGCAGGAAGACAGGATGTCTAACTTGCTGTGATAGAAAGTTTTCACCTGTTCAAGAACAGTAACACCCAAGAAAAGGAAGtggaagaaaatgtgaaatgatTTACTGGCTGCCAGGGAGAAGGTGGATTGGAGAAAGTCAATAACACTAGCTGAAATGTGGACATCAGTGGCTATTGCAGCAGAAAGAACAGACATTTGGGAGAGACTGGGAGAAAACACAACCAAAGTTGTGTGCTGAAGTTAAATGTGAGCAAAGAAgatgtttttcttgctttctttaaaaaaatggatataagtttaataaaaaatattcaacaaggagttttgtttcattttattttgccttttaatcccagtgtttgggtaGGTTCTCAGTGCAAGGTAACTTACTGTATAGGGGAGCATTTGCGATTTGACGGTATGATCCTTGAGATTTGAAATACATGgcaaacagagagagatagacacagagagagagagacagacagacagggagagagagagagagagagagagagagagagagagagagagagagagagagagaagagagagagagagagagagagagagagagagagagagagagagagagaaccaaaccTATGCAACAATACAGATGAAAGTACATCCTATTCTGACAGGCCCACTTACATGATGAACACGGATACCTTCAGCTAAAAGCACAAGAAAGCTCTTCTATTCCTCTCTGGAAGGCACAAAGTGCATGGAAACAACTGGGTCCTTGACACATTCACTCATCCTTTCCAACAAACAGAAGAGTCATCAGTTCAGAATCAGATATGATAGATACAttgaatatatacatttaatataaACATTGAATATATACATTGTCCACATCTGTTGAGAAATCCATATGAGCTCTAATCTCTAAAGTCATGTAGAGGACCTGGGGTGCAATCGCTGTCCCCAGATCCAAATTAGAGGCACATAGGAAAAGATTGCTTCATTGTCATTGACTCCCTCAGGAAAAGAAATTTTTGAAGCAGACATGAGAGTCTGTTCACCCTTGAGATCTAGCAACAGTAACCATAACAAGATTCCCCATCATTTTGTCCTATTTAAAACATGACCCCTGTGATTATTTGACATTTAATTACAAagtacactcacatacacagacacaaaaatggTGAAAACAGACTCTAGTATAATTTCAGGAATAATAATTCTAAATGGGTATATTACCACATCCAAAGATGGTCAACCTCCAAATAATAGGGAAAGATGTGCAGAAATGTCTATGGAGTTCCTCCATTAAACACCAAGAAATTGGAAATTTACTCCTGAACACACTCTTGAAAACTCTTGTCTACATTAGTTGGAACTCTTAGCCACTTTTAACAAAGAAATAGTTTGGCATTATTTACCATTGAATATATGCATTGCCAAGGGCCATGCATTGTGGTATCAGGTTTATACCCAATGATATTTTCACATGTACAAGTAGAGGCAGATTAAAGTTTGTAACAACCTTATTCATAAGAACAGGAAAAAGGTCAACAACTAACAAACTTGATATCTTTACATAAGGAATAATCCAGATCAATTCTACCACAAAATAAcacataaaaagagagaaaatgatgaaGGAAAAATAAGACTTCAACAGTATGGGAAAACACAggaacaaatttttaaatttatagacATTATTAAGCACTGAATGCTAAAACCTAGTCTATACAAATTTAAATGCTGAAACCCTAAGggcaaatatatttgaaaattagaCTTATAATAACTTAATTAATATTAAAGTAAATGATGAAGATAGGTCCTTTATCCAGTGAGATTAGCATTTCTCTAAGAAGAGATACCAGGCTGTCCTTCCCAGACCCCAGAATGAGGCTATAACAAGAAGAAAGCAGTCTGGAGTTAGTAAGCCACATAGGATCACACCATCAGAtacaacagagaaaaacattgtGTTGTTCCTTTGATGTTGAACTTCTAGCTTCCTGAATAGTGGGAAAATGGATTTACATTAAATCCCTCTGTCTCTGGTATATTAGTATAGCAGCCCATGTAatgtaatataaatgtatatttataaatacaaattatataatttagagataaataaaaataaaataaactacaaaATCATGAGAATCATTTGTGCAGTTCAGGCTAGTCATTTCCCTCTGAGAGGACAAAGGAAGGTAGTGTGTGGACAGCAAAAGAATAGATTCAAATGATGGATTTCAAAAGAATTAGTATTACCAATTaacatgccagtgtggatggcAGAATCTCACAAGGTCCAATccctaaatgaagagctacaggcaattaatagctgctgagagagatattgagacttctccagggatgagctctCTAAAAAGTTATCCAATTCCAAGTAGTCAGCTCTAAATACAGACAAACATAAGtgacactaaatgaactcagcatgctgtatttataaatttatatgtacacatatatacctatctagaataattaaagaataataaGCCATGAATTTGGAAGGGGTGGGATGCCCGTGGGAGGAGTCTGAGAAAGAGGAGATGAAAATGATTGGTGTAAATACAGTGGTTATACAtgaatttctcaaaaacaaatttttaagagAATCTGTTTTAATGGACTTATAGATGGACAAGAAAAAGCAAGTCTTGCTGTACAACCTcattgaaagaagaaataatctCTTACACAATAACCCTTCTAGTGAGTTTTTTTATATAGAAGCCATATTCTTATTCTATCACCATAGTTATTATTGACTAAATTTCACCTAATAAATATAGATCAGAATAAAAATTTTactctcagccgggcggtggtagcgcacgcctttaatcccagcacttgggaggcagagtcaggtagacctctgtgagtttgaggccagcctggtctccaaagcgagttccaggaaaggcgcaaagctacacagagaaaccctgtctcgaaaaacaaaacaaaaaaaatttactcTCAGAAGAATTCCTTATAAAATATAATCAGAAAATAATGGAGACAGAACTAGCCagcaccaattggactaagaggtgtCTTTGTCCTTATACTTGAATATTTTagcctctaggctttgggcccaggggcacaaccatACACCTCCACACCAcccccattgcagtcccagtttcaggccagtaggCAGGCCAGTAGGCAGACAGGTAGCAcaaccaccatcccccaccagaccctgcaaCCCACAAGCCCCAACCCTCCCAAACCAACCCACCCTCTGagactgcagctactccctgagacagagccaaTCAgtgccaattggactaagagctatTCCCTGAGACAAAGCATCCATCAgcaccaattagaccaagagccctgactagaccaagagctctcaAAGGACCAAGAGTAttgatcagaccaagagaggctccttCTGACATAGACAATGCTTGCACTGGGTAGAGAAAGTGATGGGTAGAtggccagtgcaaaaatacagtcaacaacataaaaatcaaTATGATTCCATCAGAACATATATCAGCAAGACCTAAaatatcccaacacagaagaaatctgccttaaaaaatgacat of Peromyscus maniculatus bairdii isolate BWxNUB_F1_BW_parent chromosome 4, HU_Pman_BW_mat_3.1, whole genome shotgun sequence contains these proteins:
- the LOC102929006 gene encoding olfactory receptor 1J21 codes for the protein MRRDNESTVSEFILLGLPIRPEDQGMYSALFLAMYLTTVLGNLLIILLIRLDSHLHTPMYFFLSHLAFTDISFSSVTAPKMLMNMLTHSQSISYAGCVSQVYFFLSFADLDSFLLTSMAYDRYVAICHPLHYTTIMSQSLCVLLVVVSWVLSSANALVHTLLLARLSHFRDNTIPHYFCDLSALLKLSSSDTTINELVILPLGTLVITLPFICILVSYGYIGATILRTPSIKGICKALSTCGSHLSVVCLYYGAIIGLYLVPSSNSINDKDVIVAVLYTVVTPMLNPFIYSLRNHDIKGAVRNIISRRVCP